The Flavobacteriales bacterium genome contains a region encoding:
- a CDS encoding peptide deformylase — translation MIIPIVAYGTKVLKQKAEVISSDYPNLEQLIEDMFETMYEASGVGLAAPQIGRSIRLFIVDGSPFADEDADMEGFRKVFINPQIVEESGEEWNFNEGCLSIPSIREDVSRLSKVRIRYQDQDFNTIEEEYDGTKARIIQHEYDHIEGVLFTDYLSAIKKRLLKRKLNDISKGNVKVDYRMKFPLKKGR, via the coding sequence ATGATTATACCTATTGTAGCATACGGAACAAAGGTTTTAAAACAGAAAGCTGAAGTTATTTCTAGCGATTATCCTAACCTAGAACAGTTGATTGAGGATATGTTCGAGACTATGTATGAAGCTAGTGGAGTAGGTTTAGCAGCACCTCAAATTGGTAGGAGTATCCGTCTGTTTATTGTTGATGGTAGCCCTTTTGCCGATGAAGATGCTGATATGGAAGGCTTTCGCAAGGTATTCATCAACCCACAAATAGTAGAAGAAAGTGGCGAAGAATGGAATTTCAACGAAGGTTGTTTGTCCATTCCAAGTATTAGAGAAGATGTATCACGTCTTTCTAAAGTTCGTATCCGTTATCAAGACCAAGATTTCAATACCATAGAGGAAGAATATGATGGCACTAAAGCCAGAATCATACAACACGAATACGACCATATTGAAGGCGTGCTTTTTACAGATTACCTAAGTGCCATAAAGAAACGCCTTTTGAAACGTAAACTAAACGATATTTCTAAAGGTAATGTAAAGGTCGATTATCGCATGAAATTCCCACTCAAAAAGGGTAGGTAA
- a CDS encoding peptidylprolyl isomerase → MNKFLNLLALVLTTSLAMADGNITVKPSAPSDDPSMVMQVGPEKVQLEEFESIFNKNNNEENVTKEYLDDYTNLFIDFKRKVLYAQENQMDTSVAFKRELAGYRKQLARPYLTDQAAEDELVAEAYDRMKYEVRASHILITIPENATPQDTLEAYNTIKGLRNRALKGEDFGQLAQQYSNDPSAKTNYGDLGYFSAFRMVYPFESAAYNTPVGKVSDIFRTQFGYHILKSVDKRANRGEVKVAHIMIEERDDATSQEKTANQEKIQQLMQSLKDGATFEEMTKFSDDKGSAKNGGELPWFGAGQMVPEFENTAFNLSSPGDISKPIQTMYGWHVIKLLDRRGIPSFEDAEADIKNKIKRDARSNRGEEALIARIKDEYNFSEGKSRSRHQDFYISRLNQLTFDFDNYSNNIDPFCKINYKTWDRASYTTEGKTMFTLDGIAYTQDDFADYLAVNKIKVDSANSCPVVKERYEDWVNKTCLDYEDSKLEEKHPEFKALMKEYHDGIMLFDLMDQKVWSRAIDDTLGLLNYYNLTKENYRWDERALTTVYTSNDELTASRVRTLINNRYNSSVLTSEEMSYLGFGKGEFYLSDARILKLMNRYRANNLKISSRSFEKGKSTAVDNHWYNGLTENETNLDGSVFFADVKELKNGEQKTFEEAKGEVITNYQNYLEAAWKLELEQKYPAQVYTDVLYKLVD, encoded by the coding sequence ATGAACAAATTTTTAAATTTACTTGCCCTTGTTTTGACTACCAGTCTGGCAATGGCAGACGGAAACATTACTGTTAAACCGTCAGCTCCTTCTGATGACCCATCTATGGTGATGCAGGTAGGCCCAGAAAAGGTTCAACTTGAAGAATTTGAATCTATTTTCAACAAAAACAATAATGAAGAAAATGTCACAAAAGAATACCTTGATGACTACACTAATCTTTTTATTGATTTTAAAAGAAAAGTCTTGTATGCTCAAGAAAATCAAATGGATACTTCAGTAGCATTCAAAAGAGAGTTAGCAGGATATAGAAAGCAACTTGCTCGTCCATATTTAACAGACCAAGCTGCTGAAGATGAGTTAGTAGCTGAAGCATATGACAGAATGAAGTATGAAGTTCGTGCTAGTCATATTTTAATTACAATTCCAGAAAATGCTACTCCACAAGATACTTTGGAAGCATATAACACCATTAAAGGACTTAGAAATAGAGCTCTTAAAGGAGAAGACTTTGGTCAATTAGCTCAGCAATACTCTAATGACCCTTCAGCAAAAACCAATTATGGTGATTTAGGTTATTTTTCTGCTTTTAGAATGGTTTACCCTTTCGAATCTGCAGCCTATAATACTCCCGTTGGTAAGGTGTCTGATATTTTTAGAACACAATTTGGTTATCATATCCTTAAATCTGTTGACAAACGAGCAAATAGAGGAGAGGTAAAAGTAGCTCATATTATGATTGAAGAAAGAGACGATGCTACTTCACAAGAAAAAACTGCCAACCAAGAAAAAATTCAGCAGTTAATGCAGTCTTTGAAAGATGGAGCAACATTTGAAGAAATGACTAAATTTTCAGATGACAAAGGCTCTGCTAAAAACGGGGGTGAATTACCTTGGTTTGGAGCAGGTCAAATGGTGCCAGAGTTCGAAAATACAGCCTTCAACCTATCATCTCCTGGAGATATTTCTAAGCCTATTCAAACTATGTATGGTTGGCACGTAATTAAGTTATTGGACAGAAGAGGTATACCATCATTTGAAGATGCTGAGGCTGATATCAAAAATAAAATCAAGAGAGATGCTAGAAGCAATAGAGGTGAAGAGGCACTGATAGCTAGAATTAAAGACGAGTACAATTTTTCAGAAGGAAAAAGTCGTTCTAGACATCAAGATTTTTATATTTCTCGTTTAAACCAGTTAACTTTTGATTTCGATAATTACTCAAACAACATTGACCCTTTTTGTAAAATTAATTACAAAACTTGGGATAGAGCATCATATACCACTGAAGGAAAAACAATGTTTACATTAGATGGTATTGCCTACACACAAGACGATTTCGCTGATTATTTGGCAGTTAATAAAATTAAGGTTGACTCTGCAAACAGTTGCCCTGTTGTAAAAGAAAGATATGAAGACTGGGTAAATAAGACATGTTTAGATTACGAAGACTCTAAACTAGAAGAAAAACACCCTGAGTTTAAAGCCCTAATGAAGGAATATCACGATGGTATTATGTTGTTCGATTTGATGGATCAAAAAGTATGGTCAAGAGCTATTGACGATACATTAGGTCTATTGAACTATTATAACCTTACCAAAGAAAATTACCGATGGGACGAAAGAGCTCTCACAACAGTTTACACATCTAACGATGAACTAACAGCTAGTAGAGTTAGGACTTTGATAAACAACCGTTATAACTCTAGTGTATTAACTTCTGAAGAAATGAGTTATTTAGGTTTTGGTAAAGGAGAATTTTATCTTAGCGATGCTCGTATATTAAAGTTGATGAACCGTTACAGAGCTAATAATCTTAAAATTTCATCTCGTTCTTTTGAAAAAGGAAAAAGTACCGCAGTTGATAACCATTGGTACAATGGTCTTACTGAAAATGAGACTAATCTTGACGGTTCAGTATTTTTTGCTGACGTTAAAGAATTGAAAAACGGAGAACAAAAAACATTTGAAGAAGCTAAGGGTGAGGTGATTACTAATTATCAAAATTACCTAGAGGCTGCTTGGAAACTAGAGTTAGAGCAAAAATATCCTGCTCAGGTATACACAGATGTTCTTTATAAATTAGTAGACTAA
- the guaB gene encoding IMP dehydrogenase: protein MDYNQKIIGEGLTYDDVLLVPDYSDILPHQVNVTTQFSRNIKLNIPIVSAAMDTVTEAKMAISIAQDGGIGVLHKNMSIAEQSAEVRKVKRSESGMILDPITLPQDSLVSNALDIMKENKIGGIPVVSADSDLLGIVTNRDLRFEKNQSRPISQVMTSLDNLITTQLTDLENAEDILQTNKIEKLPVVDENGKLVGLITYKDIMKNKTRPNSCKDHYGRLRVAAAVGVTADVSERVQSLVDAGVDAIIVDTAHGHSKGVIDTVKKLKSQFEIDIIAGNIATEQAAIALADAGVDAVKVGIGPGSICTTRVVAGVGLPQLSAIISVSKALKDRGIPIIADGGVRYSGDIVKAIVAGASSVMLGSIFAGVEEAPGETIIFEGRKFKTYRGMGSVEAMQAGSKDRYFQANEDNAKKLVPEGIVGRVAFKGNLDEVIHQMIGGLRAGMGYCGAHNISELSEAKFIRITSAGMAESHPHDVSITKEAPNYSR from the coding sequence ATGGATTACAATCAGAAAATAATAGGCGAAGGATTAACTTATGATGATGTCTTACTTGTGCCAGATTACTCTGACATTTTACCGCATCAAGTCAATGTGACCACGCAATTTTCCAGAAACATAAAATTAAACATTCCTATTGTGTCTGCCGCTATGGATACTGTTACAGAAGCCAAAATGGCAATATCTATTGCTCAAGATGGTGGAATAGGTGTTCTTCACAAAAATATGTCTATTGCTGAACAATCGGCTGAAGTCCGTAAGGTAAAGCGTTCTGAAAGTGGTATGATTCTTGACCCCATTACACTCCCTCAAGACTCCTTGGTCAGTAATGCTCTCGACATAATGAAAGAAAATAAAATTGGTGGCATTCCTGTTGTTTCTGCTGATAGCGATTTGTTAGGAATAGTGACTAATAGAGACTTACGTTTTGAGAAAAACCAATCTAGACCAATTTCTCAAGTTATGACTAGTCTAGATAATTTAATCACTACACAACTTACTGATTTAGAAAATGCAGAAGATATTCTACAGACCAATAAAATCGAAAAGTTGCCTGTTGTCGATGAAAATGGTAAATTAGTTGGCTTAATTACCTACAAAGACATCATGAAAAATAAAACACGTCCCAATTCTTGCAAAGACCACTACGGTCGTTTGAGAGTTGCAGCAGCCGTTGGTGTAACAGCTGATGTTAGCGAACGTGTTCAATCCTTAGTGGATGCTGGAGTAGATGCTATCATTGTAGATACTGCTCATGGTCATAGTAAAGGTGTAATTGACACCGTTAAGAAACTCAAATCCCAATTCGAAATAGATATTATAGCTGGTAACATAGCCACAGAACAAGCTGCTATTGCCTTAGCTGATGCTGGAGTAGATGCTGTTAAAGTAGGTATAGGGCCAGGTTCTATTTGTACTACAAGAGTCGTTGCTGGTGTCGGTTTACCACAATTGTCTGCCATAATAAGTGTATCTAAAGCTTTAAAAGATAGAGGTATTCCTATCATTGCCGATGGTGGTGTTCGTTATTCGGGAGACATAGTAAAAGCAATTGTGGCTGGTGCTAGTTCTGTCATGTTGGGTTCTATTTTTGCAGGTGTTGAGGAAGCACCCGGTGAAACTATCATTTTCGAAGGAAGAAAATTTAAAACTTATAGAGGTATGGGCTCTGTAGAAGCCATGCAAGCAGGTTCTAAAGACCGATACTTTCAGGCTAATGAAGACAATGCTAAAAAATTAGTTCCCGAAGGCATTGTTGGTAGAGTAGCCTTCAAAGGAAATTTGGATGAGGTAATTCATCAAATGATTGGTGGGCTAAGAGCAGGAATGGGATATTGTGGTGCACATAATATTTCTGAACTTTCCGAAGCCAAATTTATTAGAATAACATCTGCAGGAATGGCAGAAAGTCACCCTCATGATGTAAGTATAACAAAAGAAGCACCTAATTATAGTCGATAA
- a CDS encoding T9SS type A sorting domain-containing protein → MMVFSSVTLAQNWQSSPSYNADSRHHPITFSNDRYGFVMAGQNALGEYLEDAYRFDAQTESWEQIDDFPGGPRGYAYGVSNNTTAYVGFGKFNSDYPTDWWAYDIPNNQWTQLANFPSAGRSHPALILVNDKVYVGLGSNTANLDDWWEYDIPSDSWSQKADFEFGVRHHPFYFGIDGIPFVGFGHGNSINGAINIYNDFYKYDATTDSWITLNEFPSEGRVAGTQFSYNGKGYVLSGDGDDHGPLDSGELWEYTPQTDSWVQLESHPGNARWAPGCFVINCDLYFTSGYDRINQIYFNDLIKFKLGDDCGCTDTTALNYDSGALFDDFNCCYVGGCTEPTALNFNSDACQDDGSCIMPELGCTNPLSENYDSTANVLVANGGAVDNLTYGVGGFHTNDEIDMVFDCMEDVTINSVDVYAQTSFVVEIEILDVNDVQIFSANFFLNEGLNTLSLDYDIEVGNDYKIGVIGDNQGLYRNNDVDSSIFPINILDYISITANTTSNPQSYFYYFYNWQLSVSCDDAYGCIDTLACNYSNYATISDSSCVYLDGICESCEDGVIIDNDFDNDGICDDDEVISFNCVNNVCIDPSDGSGEFSTINDCLQNCSSTNESWRCDNGVCGVLNDGTGEYSSLEECEKQCQDISSILEEEFNLSIFPNPSYDSFTLEFISNGIIDINVTNLLGEKILSYKLNTNGNHTIILDLSTYPKGIYNLFINTNNRTSSEKLILQ, encoded by the coding sequence ATGATGGTATTTTCGTCTGTTACTTTAGCCCAAAATTGGCAGTCAAGTCCATCGTATAATGCTGATAGCCGTCATCATCCCATTACTTTTTCAAACGACCGTTACGGTTTCGTTATGGCAGGGCAAAATGCTTTAGGAGAATACTTAGAAGATGCCTATAGATTTGATGCTCAAACAGAAAGTTGGGAGCAAATCGATGATTTTCCTGGTGGTCCTCGAGGTTACGCTTATGGCGTTTCCAACAATACGACTGCTTATGTCGGTTTTGGTAAATTCAATTCCGATTATCCTACTGATTGGTGGGCTTATGATATTCCCAATAATCAATGGACACAATTGGCTAATTTTCCTTCTGCAGGAAGAAGTCACCCAGCACTAATACTAGTAAATGATAAAGTTTATGTAGGTCTAGGAAGTAATACTGCAAATTTAGACGATTGGTGGGAGTACGATATCCCTTCTGACAGTTGGTCGCAAAAAGCCGATTTTGAATTTGGAGTTAGACATCATCCTTTTTATTTCGGTATAGATGGTATCCCTTTTGTAGGCTTTGGGCATGGCAATAGTATAAATGGTGCCATAAATATTTATAATGACTTTTATAAATACGATGCTACAACGGATAGTTGGATAACATTAAATGAATTTCCTTCTGAGGGTAGAGTAGCGGGAACGCAATTTTCTTACAATGGTAAGGGCTATGTGCTAAGTGGTGATGGTGATGATCATGGCCCTTTGGATAGTGGTGAACTGTGGGAATATACGCCACAAACAGATAGTTGGGTGCAATTAGAATCTCACCCTGGTAATGCACGTTGGGCACCGGGTTGTTTTGTAATTAATTGCGATTTATATTTCACTTCAGGTTATGATAGGATTAATCAGATTTACTTTAATGATTTGATTAAATTTAAACTTGGTGATGATTGTGGTTGTACTGATACTACGGCTTTAAATTACGACTCAGGGGCTTTATTCGATGATTTTAACTGTTGTTACGTAGGAGGTTGTACTGAGCCCACAGCTTTGAATTTTAATTCAGATGCTTGTCAAGACGATGGAAGTTGTATTATGCCAGAATTGGGTTGTACTAATCCATTATCAGAAAATTACGATTCTACAGCTAATGTCTTAGTTGCCAACGGCGGTGCTGTCGATAATCTAACTTATGGTGTTGGCGGTTTTCATACCAATGATGAAATTGATATGGTATTTGATTGTATGGAAGATGTAACTATCAATTCTGTTGATGTATATGCCCAAACTTCATTTGTGGTAGAGATTGAAATATTAGATGTCAACGATGTACAGATTTTTAGCGCAAACTTTTTTCTAAATGAGGGATTGAATACATTATCACTAGATTACGATATAGAAGTTGGTAACGATTACAAAATTGGTGTAATAGGGGATAATCAAGGCTTGTATAGAAACAATGATGTGGATTCAAGTATTTTTCCTATCAATATTTTGGATTATATCAGTATTACTGCCAATACCACCTCAAACCCTCAAAGTTATTTTTATTACTTTTATAATTGGCAACTCTCTGTAAGTTGTGATGATGCTTATGGATGTATAGATACTTTAGCTTGTAATTATTCTAACTATGCAACCATTAGTGATTCTTCATGCGTGTACTTAGATGGTATTTGTGAAAGCTGTGAAGATGGCGTTATTATTGATAACGATTTTGATAATGACGGCATTTGCGATGATGATGAAGTGATTAGTTTTAATTGTGTTAATAATGTTTGTATTGACCCTAGTGATGGTAGTGGTGAATTCTCTACTATCAACGATTGTTTGCAAAACTGTTCGTCAACAAATGAAAGTTGGAGATGCGATAATGGTGTTTGTGGGGTTCTAAACGATGGAACAGGAGAATATTCTAGCTTAGAAGAGTGTGAAAAACAATGTCAAGATATTTCTTCTATATTGGAAGAAGAATTTAATCTAAGTATATTCCCTAATCCGTCTTATGATAGCTTTACATTAGAATTTATTTCCAATGGTATTATTGATATTAATGTTACTAATCTACTTGGTGAGAAAATTTTAAGTTATAAGTTAAATACAAATGGAAATCATACTATAATTTTGGATTTATCTACATATCCCAAAGGTATCTATAACCTATTCATTAATACAAATAATAGAACCTCTAGTGAAAAGTTAATTTTACAATAG
- a CDS encoding peptidylprolyl isomerase, whose translation MKKISFLILSFQFFTLSLMAQEMVEGIVAVIGDKAILKSEVEQQYLQLRASDVTNSNLRCEVMEELMFQKLLSHHAEVDSLVVTDDEVNDAIDQRIEYFISQIGSEKKLEEYFDKSISQIREEFQTIFREQRLAQRMESKITSNLKVTPQDVLKFYNKIPKDSLPIFPEEIYLSQLVVYPLVEESERERITKKLKGFKQRVQNGEDFSFLASLYSDDPGSAKDGGDLGFVKKGKLVPKFESVAFRLQEGELSDVVETKFGFHLIQMVKRRGQEFNVRHILIKPKISPKAIENAKSKLDSIIQFMAKDTLSFEQLAIKYSEDESKNNGGRIVNPQTGSSSFVLEELEFSVSSTIDGLKEGEYSKPTVFVSFDGRKGCRIINVDRIIEEHKASLKEDYDRIQSVALQEMKVTVLDQWKKDVLKETYTDIKEDFDCVWKDNWKK comes from the coding sequence ATGAAAAAAATTAGTTTTCTAATACTTTCATTTCAATTTTTCACTTTGTCATTAATGGCACAAGAAATGGTTGAAGGGATTGTAGCAGTTATTGGCGATAAAGCCATTTTAAAATCTGAAGTAGAGCAACAGTATCTACAACTTAGAGCATCTGATGTGACGAATAGCAACCTTAGGTGTGAAGTGATGGAAGAACTGATGTTTCAAAAGCTACTTAGTCATCATGCAGAAGTAGATAGCTTAGTTGTTACAGATGACGAAGTAAACGATGCTATTGACCAACGTATAGAGTATTTTATTAGTCAGATAGGTTCAGAGAAAAAGTTAGAAGAATATTTTGACAAGTCTATTTCTCAGATAAGAGAAGAATTCCAAACGATTTTTAGAGAACAGCGTTTAGCTCAGCGTATGGAAAGTAAAATTACTTCAAATCTTAAGGTTACTCCACAAGACGTTTTGAAATTTTACAATAAAATTCCAAAAGATAGTTTGCCAATATTCCCTGAAGAAATATACTTATCTCAATTGGTTGTTTACCCTCTTGTTGAAGAATCAGAACGTGAACGCATAACCAAAAAATTAAAAGGGTTCAAGCAACGTGTTCAAAATGGCGAGGACTTTTCTTTTTTAGCCTCTTTGTATTCAGATGACCCAGGCTCCGCTAAAGATGGTGGTGATTTAGGTTTTGTGAAAAAAGGTAAGTTAGTTCCTAAATTCGAATCTGTGGCTTTTCGTTTGCAAGAAGGCGAATTATCTGATGTGGTAGAAACTAAGTTTGGCTTTCACCTCATACAAATGGTAAAAAGAAGAGGACAAGAATTTAACGTTCGCCATATCCTTATAAAACCTAAGATAAGCCCCAAAGCTATAGAAAATGCTAAGTCTAAGCTAGATAGTATTATTCAATTTATGGCAAAAGATACTTTGTCATTTGAGCAATTAGCCATTAAATATTCAGAAGATGAGTCTAAAAATAACGGAGGTAGAATTGTAAATCCTCAAACGGGTTCTTCATCATTTGTATTAGAAGAATTGGAATTTTCAGTGTCATCTACAATAGACGGTCTTAAAGAAGGCGAATATTCTAAACCAACGGTTTTTGTTAGTTTTGATGGTCGTAAAGGTTGTCGTATCATAAATGTTGATAGAATAATAGAAGAGCATAAAGCAAGTCTAAAAGAGGATTATGACCGTATTCAAAGCGTGGCACTTCAAGAGATGAAAGTCACGGTTTTGGACCAATGGAAAAAAGATGTATTGAAAGAAACCTACACCGACATCAAAGAAGATTTTGACTGTGTGTGGAAAGATAATTGGAAAAAGTAA
- a CDS encoding MoxR family ATPase, which produces MSEVEELDGFKESYERFRKEIAKVIVGQDEVVKNVLISIFSQGHCLLVGVPGLAKTLLVQTIAQSLGLKFNRIQFTPDLMPSDIVGSEILDDSRQFVFNKGPLFANIVLADEINRTPPKTQAALLEAMQEKAVTAAGTSYELAKPFFVLATQNPIEQEGTYPLPEAQLDRFMFNVVLDYPSYEEELEVIKSTTSDKTVVLDKVLDAEQIIRYQQLIRKIPVADNVMEYAVKLVAKTRPNTPMATERVNQFIAWGAGPRASQFLVVGAKCHAAINGKYSPDIEDVKAVAEPILRHRLVKTYQADAEGISIEQLIQELL; this is translated from the coding sequence ATGTCTGAAGTAGAAGAATTGGATGGATTTAAAGAATCCTACGAGAGATTTAGAAAAGAAATAGCCAAAGTAATTGTTGGGCAAGATGAAGTTGTAAAAAATGTGCTTATATCTATTTTTAGTCAAGGTCATTGTTTGCTAGTAGGGGTGCCTGGTTTAGCCAAAACATTATTGGTTCAAACTATTGCACAGTCTTTAGGCTTAAAGTTCAATAGAATACAGTTTACTCCCGACCTAATGCCATCTGATATTGTCGGTTCTGAAATTTTAGATGATAGCAGACAATTTGTTTTTAACAAAGGCCCATTATTTGCAAATATCGTTTTGGCAGATGAGATAAATAGAACACCTCCCAAAACTCAAGCAGCTTTATTGGAAGCTATGCAAGAAAAAGCCGTAACGGCGGCAGGTACTAGTTATGAACTAGCTAAACCTTTCTTCGTTTTAGCTACGCAAAACCCTATTGAACAAGAAGGAACTTATCCATTGCCTGAGGCTCAATTAGACCGTTTTATGTTTAACGTTGTCTTAGACTATCCATCCTATGAAGAGGAGCTGGAAGTTATTAAAAGTACAACTTCGGACAAAACTGTGGTTTTGGATAAAGTACTTGATGCCGAGCAAATTATACGCTATCAGCAATTGATACGCAAAATACCTGTTGCTGATAATGTGATGGAATATGCCGTTAAATTAGTAGCAAAGACACGTCCTAACACCCCAATGGCAACAGAAAGAGTTAATCAGTTTATCGCTTGGGGAGCAGGGCCTAGAGCCTCTCAGTTCTTAGTGGTAGGTGCTAAATGTCATGCGGCTATTAATGGTAAGTATTCACCAGATATAGAAGATGTCAAAGCCGTAGCTGAACCTATTCTGAGACACCGATTAGTTAAAACATATCAAGCTGATGCCGAAGGCATTAGTATAGAACAACTTATTCAAGAGCTATTATAG
- a CDS encoding gliding motility-associated C-terminal domain-containing protein, with translation MSTLVSNAQDPDAPIITFLSVDHSTQQVEINWVNSTPNVVGYVIYFEDISGLWIPLDTIMGIANTTYLTSNASPQQKKETFSVVAIDAMGNSSVRSESHSTVFLKFDYQNCDTSLLLLWNSYLNMFAMDGYQLKAIREDIRSGTVFPEQTIAISSDDTSFSFPIEYSSKYTLWLETISPVGYLSKSNFLETITTDIDIPQYSYINRVSVIGKNSLEVSVLSDSDDLSHVNIYKSNLENGFQFYLGKANRVNDEYIAVDPLVLPERNVYYYQAKPVDICGKEYDLPQYLTLTDTSYAYNLKLSPLSVTKESISVESAKYDNFLSNSHLELWKEVNGEQSYLRDAYPNSTYDVPIMSDVGKVCVYLISTENVLNSLNRKDTVLSNKVCISKSPLFFIPKAFTPRNQDMKNDKWQVIVYGESAIQNFNLKIYDRYGKAIFETNSIDEAWDGTINNSLAPDGVYIYNIQIDYAQGEQLIENGSIILLR, from the coding sequence TTGAGTACTTTAGTGTCCAATGCACAAGACCCTGATGCTCCTATCATTACTTTTCTCAGTGTTGATCATAGCACACAACAAGTCGAAATCAATTGGGTTAATTCTACGCCAAACGTAGTAGGCTACGTCATTTATTTTGAAGACATTTCAGGATTATGGATACCTCTTGATACGATAATGGGAATTGCTAATACTACTTATTTAACCTCAAACGCAAGTCCTCAGCAAAAAAAAGAAACCTTTAGTGTGGTTGCTATTGACGCTATGGGAAATAGTAGTGTACGAAGTGAATCACATTCTACCGTTTTTCTCAAATTCGATTATCAAAACTGTGATACATCTTTATTGTTACTTTGGAACAGTTATCTGAATATGTTCGCTATGGACGGCTATCAACTTAAAGCTATTAGAGAAGATATAAGGTCTGGAACGGTTTTTCCAGAGCAAACCATCGCTATAAGTTCTGATGATACTTCTTTTAGTTTTCCTATCGAATATTCAAGTAAATACACCTTGTGGTTAGAAACAATAAGCCCTGTGGGTTATTTGTCAAAATCTAATTTTTTAGAAACCATAACTACCGATATTGATATACCTCAATACAGTTACATTAATAGAGTTAGTGTAATAGGAAAAAATAGTTTAGAGGTTAGTGTTTTATCTGATTCAGATGATTTAAGTCATGTTAATATTTACAAGTCTAACTTAGAAAATGGCTTTCAGTTTTATTTAGGAAAAGCCAATCGTGTAAATGATGAGTATATTGCCGTAGATCCTTTGGTATTACCTGAAAGGAACGTCTATTATTATCAAGCGAAACCAGTAGATATTTGTGGCAAAGAATATGATTTGCCTCAGTATTTAACATTAACAGATACGTCTTATGCTTATAATCTGAAATTAAGCCCTTTATCTGTAACTAAGGAATCTATATCTGTAGAAAGTGCTAAATACGATAACTTTTTATCTAATTCTCATCTTGAATTATGGAAAGAAGTCAATGGAGAACAAAGCTATCTTAGAGATGCCTATCCCAACAGTACTTACGATGTGCCTATTATGTCCGATGTTGGTAAGGTGTGTGTGTATCTTATCTCGACAGAAAACGTCTTAAATTCTCTGAATAGAAAAGATACTGTGCTTTCCAATAAGGTTTGTATTTCTAAATCACCATTATTTTTTATTCCCAAAGCATTTACCCCAAGAAATCAGGACATGAAAAATGATAAATGGCAAGTGATTGTTTATGGGGAAAGTGCCATTCAAAACTTTAATTTGAAGATATATGACCGATATGGCAAAGCCATTTTTGAAACAAATTCAATCGATGAAGCTTGGGATGGAACTATAAATAATTCTCTTGCTCCTGATGGTGTATATATATACAATATTCAGATTGACTATGCTCAAGGTGAACAATTAATTGAGAATGGAAGTATAATACTCTTAAGATAA